The proteins below come from a single Catenulispora sp. MAP5-51 genomic window:
- a CDS encoding peptidase, translating into MRGKTVAARFGALAAGLLAATIAIPDGARAGTSRPAPAPAVLTDAQVAALSPDAQAARLAPLRAVANAVGAAGRGGAAGVYGNLAIDAGRDVVTVYLTDPAQAARVLAAARATDPAIDGSLIRFQKAAATHAALDAAAQRVVALADAGKLPVHVDMVGPAGDASGLELDVDDPSAAPAALQAPAPAVGGAAATASLAKSLGVPLVYRQGHSLQAKAWANTKWEDSSPFIGGDAITGSGSGHGCTAGLPAVRKSDNHPIMVTAAHCFGVGTKVYTRAGTPGDYSNGLKGNYVGTVTARVQEWDAETIDGANNNADESDTTGWMRLTSFAYSYNGDYVCHDGQRSYFMGHPTPCNIKVTNQDMYCGPTTGCPGLSYTARGVWGDAVNNGWGAAGGDSGATMFAVEPGGVRQARGLLSDGTPGDGTPGVFWTEATDIFNYYGLTLNPQT; encoded by the coding sequence ATGAGGGGAAAAACCGTCGCCGCGCGGTTCGGGGCGCTCGCCGCCGGGCTGCTCGCCGCCACCATCGCGATACCTGACGGAGCCCGGGCCGGGACGTCGAGACCGGCGCCCGCCCCGGCCGTCCTGACCGACGCCCAGGTCGCCGCGCTCAGCCCGGACGCGCAGGCCGCGCGGCTGGCGCCGTTGCGCGCCGTCGCCAACGCGGTGGGCGCCGCCGGGCGGGGTGGCGCCGCCGGCGTCTACGGCAACCTCGCCATCGACGCGGGCCGGGACGTGGTGACCGTCTATCTCACCGATCCCGCGCAGGCGGCGCGGGTGCTGGCGGCAGCGCGTGCCACCGACCCGGCGATCGACGGTTCTCTGATCCGCTTCCAGAAGGCGGCTGCCACGCACGCCGCGCTGGACGCCGCCGCGCAGCGCGTGGTGGCGCTGGCCGACGCCGGGAAACTGCCGGTGCACGTCGACATGGTCGGCCCGGCCGGCGACGCCTCCGGGCTGGAACTCGACGTGGACGACCCGAGCGCGGCGCCCGCCGCGTTGCAGGCTCCGGCGCCGGCTGTGGGCGGCGCGGCGGCGACCGCGAGCCTGGCGAAGTCGCTCGGCGTGCCGCTCGTCTACCGACAGGGCCACTCGCTTCAGGCCAAGGCGTGGGCGAACACGAAGTGGGAGGACAGCTCGCCGTTCATCGGCGGCGATGCCATCACTGGCAGCGGCAGCGGACACGGCTGCACCGCGGGGCTGCCGGCCGTCCGCAAGTCCGACAACCACCCGATCATGGTGACGGCGGCGCACTGCTTCGGCGTCGGCACGAAGGTCTACACCCGGGCCGGGACGCCGGGCGACTACAGCAACGGACTCAAGGGCAACTACGTCGGCACGGTCACGGCGCGGGTGCAGGAATGGGACGCCGAGACCATCGACGGCGCGAACAACAACGCCGACGAGTCGGACACCACGGGCTGGATGCGGCTGACCAGCTTCGCGTATTCCTACAACGGGGACTACGTGTGCCACGACGGGCAGCGGTCGTACTTCATGGGGCACCCGACGCCTTGCAACATCAAGGTGACGAACCAGGACATGTACTGCGGGCCGACCACCGGATGCCCGGGACTGTCGTACACGGCGCGCGGCGTGTGGGGCGACGCGGTGAACAACGGCTGGGGTGCGGCCGGCGGCGACAGCGGCGCGACGATGTTCGCGGTGGAGCCCGGCGGGGTACGCCAGGCGCGCGGGCTTCTGTCGGACGGGACCCCCGGTGACGGGACTCCGGGTGTCTTCTGGACGGAAGCCACCGACATCTTCAACTACTACGGGTTGACCCTGAATCCGCAGACCTGA
- a CDS encoding aldo/keto reductase family protein: MEFRHLGRSGLVISEIAYGNWITHGSQVEEDGALACVRAALDAGITTFDTADVYAGTRAEAVMGRALTGERREGLEIFTKVFWPTGPGRNDRGLSRKHIMESINGSLKRLQTDYVDLYQAHRYDYSTPLEETMTAYADVVRSGKALYIGVSEWKASEIRAAKALADELKIQLISSQPQYSMLWRVIEAEVVPTCEELGVGQIVWSPIAQGILTGKYLPGAELPAGSRATDENSGANVMRDLVGNQGLLEAVQRLKPIAESVELSMAQLAVAWVLQNPNVSAAIIGASRPEQVTENVKAAGVKLPAEVLKQIDDVLGEFVVRDPARTVSPASRP, translated from the coding sequence ATGGAATTCCGTCATCTCGGCCGTTCCGGCCTGGTCATCAGCGAGATCGCCTACGGCAACTGGATCACCCACGGCTCGCAGGTGGAGGAGGACGGTGCGCTGGCCTGCGTGCGCGCCGCCCTGGACGCGGGGATCACCACGTTCGACACCGCCGACGTGTACGCCGGGACCCGGGCCGAGGCCGTGATGGGCCGGGCCCTGACCGGCGAGCGGCGCGAGGGCCTGGAGATCTTCACCAAGGTCTTCTGGCCGACCGGCCCGGGCCGCAACGACCGCGGCCTGTCGCGCAAGCACATCATGGAGTCGATCAACGGCTCGCTGAAGCGGCTCCAGACGGACTACGTCGACCTGTACCAGGCGCACCGGTACGACTATTCGACGCCGCTGGAGGAGACGATGACGGCCTACGCCGACGTCGTGCGCTCCGGCAAGGCGCTGTACATCGGCGTGTCGGAGTGGAAGGCCTCGGAGATCCGCGCCGCCAAGGCCCTGGCCGACGAGCTGAAGATCCAGCTGATCTCCAGCCAGCCGCAGTACTCGATGCTGTGGCGGGTCATCGAGGCCGAAGTGGTCCCGACCTGCGAGGAGCTGGGCGTGGGCCAGATCGTCTGGTCCCCGATCGCCCAGGGCATCCTGACCGGCAAGTACCTGCCCGGTGCCGAGCTGCCGGCCGGCTCGCGCGCGACCGACGAGAACTCCGGCGCCAACGTCATGCGCGACCTGGTCGGCAACCAGGGCCTGCTGGAGGCCGTGCAGCGGCTGAAGCCGATCGCGGAGTCGGTGGAGCTGTCGATGGCGCAGCTGGCCGTGGCGTGGGTGCTGCAGAACCCGAACGTCTCGGCGGCGATCATCGGCGCCTCGCGTCCGGAGCAGGTGACCGAGAACGTCAAGGCGGCGGGCGTGAAGCTGCCGGCGGAGGTGCTGAAGCAGATCGACGACGTGCTCGGCGAGTTCGTGGTCCGCGACCCCGCGCGGACGGTGTCGCCGGCCTCGCGGCCCTAG
- a CDS encoding response regulator produces MIRVLLVDDHPVVRRGLCAVLDDLPEIERVGEAADGAEALRLLDRAEAEGAPAPDLVLMDLQMAPGMHGIEATRRIRARPNPPAVLILTTYSTDADILAAVEAGATGYLLKDAPPEELAAAVRAAARGETVLAPPVAARLLGRVRAGRPALSQREAEILELVAAGLANRQISRKLFISEATVKTHLVHVFGKLGVDSRTAAVAAAVQAGLIRL; encoded by the coding sequence ATGATCCGAGTCCTCCTCGTCGACGACCACCCGGTCGTCCGCCGCGGCCTGTGCGCGGTCCTGGACGACCTTCCCGAGATCGAGCGCGTCGGCGAGGCCGCCGACGGTGCCGAGGCCCTGCGCCTGCTGGACCGCGCCGAGGCCGAGGGCGCGCCGGCTCCCGACCTGGTCCTGATGGATCTGCAGATGGCGCCGGGCATGCACGGGATCGAGGCCACGCGCCGCATCCGCGCGCGTCCGAACCCGCCGGCTGTGCTGATCCTGACCACCTACAGCACCGACGCCGACATCCTGGCCGCGGTCGAGGCCGGGGCCACCGGCTACCTGCTGAAGGACGCGCCGCCGGAGGAGCTGGCCGCGGCCGTGCGGGCCGCCGCGCGCGGGGAGACCGTGCTGGCGCCGCCGGTGGCCGCGCGGCTGCTCGGCCGGGTGCGCGCCGGCCGGCCGGCGCTGTCCCAGCGCGAGGCCGAGATCCTGGAGCTGGTGGCCGCGGGTCTGGCCAACCGGCAGATCTCGCGCAAGCTGTTCATCAGCGAGGCGACCGTGAAGACCCACCTGGTGCACGTCTTCGGCAAGCTCGGGGTGGACAGCCGGACCGCGGCCGTGGCCGCCGCCGTGCAGGCGGGCCTGATCCGCCTCTAA
- a CDS encoding sensor histidine kinase codes for MSSSADISDSTSGSALGSAFRSAPHPSRMPALHVLLLGLHGLFYALLLVGLAGSGRPVAWLVGAALAAVYALGVAGHADTRRANSLWWLAAVVALWAALVVISPTTAWVVFPLYFLVLHLLPRPWSLIAVAAMTATVVATQATTSGGLTVAKVVGPCAGAIVAVLTAYGYVGMYRESRRRQRLLEELVRAQAELAATQREAGRLAERQRLAREIHDTLAQGLSSIVLLARGAESGLPEESAARVREIGQTASANLAEARRFVAGLTPPALDGSTLAEALRRVAAGYPRVEFRLDGEPYTVSMETEVALLRTTQEALANVERHAGAAHAAVTLAYHDDQVTLDVFDDGAGFEDTGSEGAARDDGRPRFGLHGMRERIAELGGTLTIESVLGEGTAVAVALPMRREAIR; via the coding sequence ATGAGCAGTTCAGCAGACATATCCGACAGCACTTCCGGCAGTGCTTTGGGCAGCGCTTTCCGCAGCGCGCCGCACCCGTCCCGGATGCCGGCGCTGCACGTTCTGCTGCTGGGGCTGCACGGGCTCTTCTACGCCCTGCTGCTGGTCGGGCTGGCCGGCTCGGGACGGCCGGTGGCGTGGCTGGTCGGTGCGGCGTTGGCGGCGGTGTACGCGCTCGGCGTCGCGGGGCACGCCGACACGCGGCGTGCGAACTCGCTGTGGTGGCTGGCGGCGGTCGTGGCGTTGTGGGCCGCGCTGGTGGTGATCTCGCCGACCACCGCATGGGTCGTCTTCCCGCTGTACTTCCTGGTGCTGCACCTGCTGCCGCGTCCTTGGTCGCTGATCGCTGTCGCGGCGATGACCGCGACCGTGGTGGCCACGCAGGCCACGACCAGCGGCGGCCTCACCGTGGCGAAGGTGGTCGGGCCGTGCGCGGGCGCGATCGTGGCGGTGCTCACGGCGTACGGGTACGTGGGGATGTACCGCGAGAGCAGGCGCCGCCAGCGGCTGCTCGAGGAGTTGGTCCGGGCGCAGGCCGAGCTGGCGGCCACGCAGCGGGAGGCCGGGCGGCTGGCCGAGCGGCAGCGGCTGGCCCGGGAGATCCACGACACGCTGGCGCAGGGCCTGTCCAGCATCGTGCTGCTGGCCCGGGGCGCCGAGAGCGGCCTGCCGGAGGAGTCGGCCGCGCGGGTCCGGGAGATCGGGCAGACGGCGAGCGCCAACCTCGCCGAGGCCCGGCGCTTCGTGGCCGGGCTGACGCCGCCGGCCCTGGACGGCTCGACGCTCGCCGAGGCGCTGCGCCGGGTCGCCGCGGGCTATCCGCGGGTGGAGTTCCGGCTCGACGGAGAGCCCTACACGGTCTCGATGGAGACCGAGGTCGCGCTGCTGCGCACGACCCAGGAGGCGCTGGCCAACGTCGAGCGGCACGCCGGGGCCGCGCACGCGGCGGTGACCCTGGCCTACCACGACGACCAGGTGACGCTGGACGTGTTCGACGACGGCGCCGGCTTCGAGGACACCGGTTCCGAGGGCGCCGCGCGCGACGACGGCCGGCCCCGCTTCGGGCTGCACGGGATGCGCGAGCGGATCGCCGAGCTCGGCGGGACGCTGACGATCGAGTCGGTACTCGGCGAGGGGACGGCGGTCGCGGTGGCGCTGCCGATGCGGCGGGAAGCCATCCGATGA
- a CDS encoding FtsX-like permease family protein: protein MFVAVRDIRFAKGRFTLMGAVVALLTGLVLFLYGLTGGLADDSTSALSGLPARAVVFGGPAVSFSDSAITPAQQAGWQTAAGALPFGVSVTRLATAADGGGGAATSVSVVGVAPAQQPAPLSGHAPGPDEVAVGAKLAAEQGLHPGSPVSVGPVRLTVSGITPDRSWGHAPSVWTDEPTWQHIAGATQPVAMTVPGTGADTKALDAAQHTKTVGLDAAKAGIDGYSAEQGSLTMIQVFLFAISALVAGAFFTVWTVQRKADIAVLKAIGASSAALVRDALGQALILLLAGGAVGALAGSVGGVLLRSSGTPFALDAATVAVPLAAMVGLGLAGAALAVRRIVAVDPLTALGAAR, encoded by the coding sequence GTGTTCGTCGCCGTGCGCGACATCCGCTTCGCCAAGGGCCGGTTCACTCTGATGGGCGCCGTCGTCGCCCTTCTCACCGGCCTGGTCCTGTTCCTGTACGGCCTCACCGGGGGCCTGGCCGACGACTCCACCTCCGCGCTGAGCGGGCTCCCGGCGCGCGCCGTGGTCTTCGGCGGTCCGGCGGTGTCCTTCAGCGACAGCGCCATCACCCCCGCGCAACAGGCCGGATGGCAGACGGCGGCGGGTGCGCTGCCGTTCGGCGTGTCCGTGACGCGGCTCGCGACGGCCGCCGACGGCGGCGGGGGAGCGGCGACCTCGGTGAGTGTGGTCGGAGTCGCTCCGGCACAGCAGCCGGCCCCGCTGTCCGGTCACGCGCCCGGCCCCGACGAGGTCGCGGTCGGTGCCAAGCTGGCGGCCGAGCAGGGCCTGCACCCCGGATCGCCGGTCTCGGTCGGCCCGGTCCGGCTCACCGTGTCCGGCATCACCCCGGACCGGTCCTGGGGCCACGCCCCGTCCGTCTGGACCGACGAGCCCACCTGGCAGCACATCGCCGGCGCCACCCAACCGGTCGCCATGACGGTCCCCGGCACCGGAGCCGACACCAAAGCGCTCGACGCGGCACAGCACACGAAGACCGTCGGCCTGGACGCGGCCAAGGCCGGCATCGACGGCTACTCCGCCGAACAGGGCAGCCTGACGATGATCCAGGTCTTCCTGTTCGCGATCAGCGCCCTGGTCGCGGGGGCCTTCTTCACTGTCTGGACGGTCCAGCGCAAAGCCGACATCGCCGTACTGAAGGCGATCGGCGCGAGCAGCGCCGCCCTGGTCCGCGACGCCCTCGGCCAAGCCCTGATCCTGCTGCTCGCCGGGGGCGCGGTCGGCGCCCTGGCCGGCTCCGTCGGCGGCGTGCTGCTGCGCAGTTCCGGAACCCCGTTCGCCCTGGACGCCGCCACCGTCGCCGTCCCGCTGGCCGCGATGGTCGGGCTCGGCCTGGCCGGGGCGGCGCTGGCGGTCCGCCGGATCGTGGCGGTGGACCCGCTCACCGCGCTGGGAGCAGCCCGATGA
- a CDS encoding ABC transporter ATP-binding protein, which yields MTLALTDVTLTYPDGDTRLTALDRVTLTVARSEFAAVVGPSGSGKSTLLAVAATLLTPDGGTVVIAGRDAAELSRAERARLRLDRIGIVFQQANLIPALTASEQLEAVGRLRGDRPGAARERARDLLSAVGLDAAKQRRRPHQLSGGERQRVNIARALYAEPAVLLVDEPTSALDHERGAQVLDLLVAVTREHATATVLVTHDTALLAGADRVLRMDDGRLTEQSEVPEEPEEPEGPARTSRRASSGAWASATCGTASTA from the coding sequence ATGACCCTCGCCCTGACCGACGTCACCCTGACCTACCCCGACGGCGACACCCGCCTCACGGCCCTGGACCGCGTCACGCTCACCGTGGCCCGCTCGGAGTTCGCCGCCGTCGTCGGGCCGTCCGGCTCCGGCAAGTCCACGCTGCTGGCCGTCGCCGCGACCCTGCTCACCCCGGACGGCGGAACGGTCGTCATCGCCGGCCGGGACGCCGCGGAGCTGTCCCGCGCCGAGCGGGCGCGCCTGCGCCTGGACCGGATCGGCATCGTGTTCCAGCAGGCGAACCTGATCCCCGCGCTCACCGCGTCAGAGCAGCTCGAAGCCGTCGGACGGCTGCGCGGCGACCGGCCCGGAGCGGCCCGCGAGCGGGCCCGGGACCTGCTGTCCGCCGTCGGGCTCGACGCGGCCAAGCAGCGGCGCCGCCCGCACCAGCTCTCCGGGGGTGAGCGCCAGCGGGTGAACATCGCCCGGGCGCTCTACGCCGAGCCGGCCGTCCTGCTGGTGGACGAGCCCACCTCGGCCCTGGACCACGAACGCGGCGCGCAGGTCCTGGACCTGCTGGTGGCCGTCACCCGCGAGCACGCCACGGCCACCGTGCTGGTCACGCACGACACCGCGCTGCTCGCCGGGGCCGACCGCGTGCTGCGGATGGACGACGGGAGATTGACGGAACAGTCGGAAGTGCCGGAAGAGCCGGAAGAGCCGGAGGGTCCGGCTAGAACTTCTCGCCGCGCTTCAAGCGGGGCTTGGGCATCCGCCACTTGCGGAACTGCATCGACCGCATGA
- a CDS encoding DUF3043 domain-containing protein, whose protein sequence is MFRKKKSTDEAEQAASEQENISLLDEAQAKKNRPTPTRREAELARKQRLSGVNANPKVAKREARQADFAAATERQHGGAVKGFARDYVDSRFRIAEFFIIFAVLLFVVASVPSVALLSVVLWLVMLVAIVFDSVLLVRGVKKEARKRFPDADLGRIGWYSLMRSMQFRKWRMPKPRLKRGEKF, encoded by the coding sequence GTGTTCCGGAAGAAGAAATCCACCGACGAGGCCGAGCAGGCCGCCTCCGAGCAGGAGAACATCTCCCTGCTGGACGAGGCCCAGGCCAAGAAGAACCGCCCGACGCCGACCCGGCGTGAGGCCGAGCTGGCGCGCAAGCAGCGGCTGTCCGGCGTCAACGCCAATCCCAAGGTGGCCAAGCGGGAGGCCCGCCAGGCCGACTTCGCCGCGGCCACCGAACGCCAGCACGGCGGCGCGGTCAAGGGGTTCGCCCGCGACTACGTCGACTCACGGTTCCGGATCGCGGAGTTCTTCATCATCTTCGCCGTCCTGCTGTTCGTCGTGGCCTCGGTGCCCTCGGTGGCGCTGCTGTCGGTGGTGCTGTGGCTGGTGATGCTGGTGGCCATCGTGTTCGACTCGGTGCTGCTGGTGCGCGGGGTGAAGAAGGAGGCGCGCAAGCGCTTCCCCGACGCCGACCTGGGTCGCATCGGGTGGTACTCGCTCATGCGGTCGATGCAGTTCCGCAAGTGGCGGATGCCCAAGCCCCGCTTGAAGCGCGGCGAGAAGTTCTAG
- a CDS encoding PspA/IM30 family protein, whose protein sequence is MSGVMKRMKLIFQAKANKALDKYEDPRETLDLSYQKQLELLQKVRRGVADVATSRKRLELQMKQLQDQSDKHETQARRALEVGREDLAREALSRRGGIQQQITDLQTQYAQLQTEEEKLTRASQSLQAKVDAFRTKKETIKATYTAAEATTRIGEAFSGISEEMSDVGMAIQRAEDKTLQLQARGSAIDELLASGALNDPTGMAKDDITTELERLSSGSDVDNQLEAMKRELSGGPSAKQIEAGKNVGNASNDAVSDAEEVRKEGEAR, encoded by the coding sequence ATGAGTGGCGTCATGAAGCGCATGAAGTTGATCTTCCAGGCCAAGGCCAACAAGGCGCTGGACAAGTACGAGGACCCGCGCGAGACGCTCGACCTTTCGTACCAGAAGCAGCTGGAACTGCTGCAGAAGGTGCGCCGGGGCGTCGCCGACGTGGCCACCTCCCGCAAGCGCCTGGAGCTGCAGATGAAGCAGCTGCAGGACCAGTCGGACAAGCACGAGACCCAGGCCCGCCGGGCGCTGGAGGTCGGCCGTGAGGACCTGGCCCGCGAGGCCCTGTCCCGCCGCGGCGGCATCCAGCAGCAGATCACGGACCTGCAGACGCAGTACGCGCAGCTGCAGACCGAGGAGGAGAAGCTCACCCGGGCCTCCCAGTCGCTGCAGGCCAAGGTCGACGCCTTCCGCACCAAGAAGGAGACGATCAAGGCCACCTACACCGCGGCCGAGGCGACGACCCGGATCGGCGAGGCCTTCTCCGGCATCTCCGAGGAGATGTCCGACGTCGGCATGGCGATCCAGCGCGCCGAGGACAAGACCCTGCAGCTGCAGGCCCGCGGTTCGGCCATCGACGAGCTGCTGGCCTCCGGCGCGCTCAACGACCCGACCGGCATGGCCAAGGACGACATCACCACCGAGCTGGAGCGCCTGTCCTCCGGTTCGGACGTCGACAACCAGCTCGAGGCCATGAAGCGCGAGCTGTCCGGCGGTCCGTCGGCCAAGCAGATCGAGGCCGGCAAGAACGTCGGGAACGCGTCCAACGACGCCGTCTCGGACGCCGAGGAGGTCCGCAAGGAGGGAGAGGCGCGATGA
- the htpX gene encoding zinc metalloprotease HtpX yields MARTRFAPDRQLTSRMVIVMFLLGLVYVAAIGVAVALAPKGLLAIIIIAIGAFFFAQWFLSDKIALFSMNAKIVQPNDSAEAHRLHAVLDRLCALADMPKPRVGLVDTDVPNAFAAGRSQKNTVVCATTGLMRKLPDDRELEAVLAHELSHVAHKDVAVMTIASFLGILSGLITRIAFEMGLWGGFSGGRDRDDDDSPAAVLFAVLIVSGLTYALSFLLIRGLSRYRELAADRSGALLTGNPSAMSNALQRITGDMAMIPTQDLRKQQAFNAFFFTPAIKGASVSNLFATHPTLQVRQEKLAKLAVEIGR; encoded by the coding sequence GTGGCAAGGACCCGTTTCGCGCCGGACCGGCAGCTGACATCGCGGATGGTCATCGTGATGTTCCTGCTGGGCCTGGTCTACGTCGCCGCGATCGGCGTGGCGGTGGCCCTCGCCCCGAAGGGCCTGCTCGCGATCATCATCATCGCCATCGGCGCGTTCTTCTTCGCGCAGTGGTTCCTGTCCGACAAGATCGCGCTGTTCTCGATGAACGCCAAGATCGTCCAGCCGAACGACTCCGCCGAGGCGCACCGGCTGCACGCCGTGCTGGACCGGCTGTGCGCGCTGGCCGACATGCCCAAGCCGCGGGTCGGCCTGGTGGACACCGACGTGCCCAACGCCTTCGCGGCCGGGCGCAGCCAGAAGAACACCGTGGTCTGCGCGACCACCGGCCTGATGCGCAAGCTGCCCGACGACCGCGAGCTGGAGGCCGTGCTGGCGCACGAGCTCTCGCACGTGGCGCACAAGGACGTCGCGGTGATGACCATCGCCTCGTTCCTGGGCATCCTGTCCGGCCTGATCACCCGCATCGCCTTCGAGATGGGGCTGTGGGGCGGCTTCTCCGGCGGCCGCGACCGGGATGACGACGACAGTCCGGCGGCGGTGCTGTTCGCGGTGCTGATCGTCTCCGGGTTGACCTACGCGCTGTCCTTCCTGCTGATCCGCGGCCTGTCCCGGTACCGCGAGCTGGCCGCCGACCGTTCCGGCGCCCTGCTCACCGGCAACCCGTCGGCGATGAGCAACGCGCTGCAGCGGATCACCGGCGACATGGCCATGATCCCGACCCAGGACCTGCGCAAGCAGCAGGCGTTCAACGCCTTCTTCTTCACCCCGGCGATCAAGGGCGCGAGCGTGTCGAACCTGTTCGCCACCCACCCGACCCTGCAGGTCCGCCAGGAGAAGCTGGCGAAGCTGGCCGTCGAGATCGGCCGCTGA
- a CDS encoding endonuclease/exonuclease/phosphatase family protein, producing the protein MRFDQLQAGSAGSGVGAGSTDGDGPKGQGAAVGASEDGGGQGPADGAPISDAPISGETAPAVAEPANPAQQSSAVAAVAVAAPVFAISDIIRSAADQASATWKPAGVPTQRRESPATPFRTVAAPAGPSGPTAPTKPDSAGDTAATLSTASTAPAPLAVPEQPAPAGAGSVAPAVSESADTIASASVHRPMLALPAPARPVDAAIPPASPALAPAPADDAPTTLTPVVPAAGSSFPATTSVQAETERAVAEATDTATNRADTRNGALIDADADAEDAHWPGARRQIALLTIIVCLLILAVLVGHRWLPDVMGFGSLVDTFLPWTAAPLLLALPAALLSLKKWAIGIALLTCAVWAGSFGPTLLRSGGTAPGDIRVLSQNVSAVDDGTPDLSGVAELAEQRGADIVVLQGLSKNVQLADQAVPARYGYHIAMYEFVVWSRFPIGAPQPVDLGGRPADQGQSGFAAVNSTSGEFGGLLRFTVDLGQNRQATVYAVHLPQPSLSHDGFGTARGDALEQLVDDVQAETSPNLIVVGDLDVAQTDRAIRPLLASATGLVSAQAKAGSGFGFTWPATFPVVRLDDVLTRGLKPVASVVLPAVGSKQAHRPIEADLKF; encoded by the coding sequence TTGCGTTTCGATCAACTTCAGGCCGGTTCGGCCGGATCCGGCGTCGGCGCCGGTTCGACCGACGGCGACGGGCCGAAGGGCCAGGGGGCGGCTGTGGGGGCTTCGGAGGACGGCGGCGGGCAGGGCCCGGCCGACGGCGCTCCGATATCCGACGCCCCGATATCCGGGGAGACCGCGCCTGCGGTCGCCGAGCCCGCCAACCCGGCTCAGCAGAGCTCTGCGGTCGCCGCGGTGGCTGTCGCGGCGCCGGTGTTCGCGATCAGCGACATCATCCGTTCGGCCGCGGATCAGGCCAGCGCCACGTGGAAGCCGGCAGGGGTGCCGACCCAGCGGCGGGAGAGCCCGGCGACGCCGTTCCGGACGGTCGCCGCGCCTGCCGGTCCCAGCGGTCCTACCGCGCCTACGAAGCCGGATTCCGCCGGGGACACTGCGGCCACTTTGTCCACTGCGTCCACTGCGCCCGCGCCGCTTGCCGTTCCGGAGCAGCCGGCTCCCGCAGGCGCTGGATCCGTCGCACCCGCCGTGTCGGAGTCTGCTGACACGATCGCTTCCGCGTCGGTGCACCGTCCCATGCTCGCCCTGCCTGCTCCGGCCCGTCCGGTCGATGCGGCGATCCCGCCTGCGTCGCCCGCGCTGGCGCCTGCGCCCGCTGACGATGCGCCCACCACCCTCACCCCGGTCGTCCCCGCCGCCGGGTCCTCGTTCCCTGCGACGACGAGCGTCCAGGCCGAGACCGAGCGGGCCGTCGCCGAGGCCACTGACACGGCCACCAACAGGGCCGACACCCGCAACGGCGCTCTTATCGACGCCGATGCCGACGCCGAGGACGCGCACTGGCCCGGCGCCCGCCGCCAGATAGCCCTCCTGACCATCATCGTCTGCCTCCTGATCCTCGCGGTGCTCGTCGGCCACCGCTGGCTGCCCGACGTGATGGGCTTCGGCTCGCTCGTCGACACCTTCCTGCCCTGGACCGCCGCGCCGCTGCTGCTGGCGCTGCCCGCGGCCCTGCTGAGCCTGAAGAAGTGGGCCATCGGCATCGCGCTGCTGACCTGCGCCGTCTGGGCCGGCAGCTTCGGCCCGACGCTGCTGCGCTCCGGCGGCACCGCGCCGGGGGACATCAGGGTCCTCAGCCAGAACGTCTCGGCCGTCGACGACGGCACCCCCGACCTGTCGGGCGTGGCCGAACTGGCCGAGCAGCGCGGCGCCGACATCGTCGTGCTGCAGGGCCTGTCGAAGAACGTCCAGCTGGCCGACCAGGCGGTCCCCGCGCGCTACGGCTACCACATCGCGATGTACGAGTTCGTGGTCTGGTCGCGCTTCCCGATCGGCGCCCCGCAGCCGGTGGACCTCGGCGGCCGTCCGGCCGACCAGGGCCAGAGCGGCTTCGCGGCGGTCAACAGCACCTCCGGCGAGTTCGGCGGACTGCTGCGCTTCACCGTCGACCTGGGCCAGAACCGGCAGGCCACGGTCTACGCCGTGCACCTGCCGCAGCCCTCGCTGTCGCACGACGGCTTCGGCACCGCCCGCGGCGACGCGCTGGAGCAGCTGGTGGACGACGTGCAGGCCGAGACCTCGCCGAACCTGATCGTGGTCGGCGACCTGGACGTGGCCCAGACCGACCGGGCCATCCGCCCGCTGCTGGCCTCCGCGACCGGCCTGGTGTCGGCGCAGGCCAAGGCCGGGTCCGGGTTCGGGTTCACGTGGCCGGCGACGTTCCCGGTGGTGCGGCTGGACGACGTGCTGACCCGCGGGCTCAAGCCGGTGGCCAGCGTCGTGCTCCCGGCGGTGGGGTCCAAGCAGGCGCACCGGCCGATCGAGGCGGACCTGAAGTTCTGA